In one window of Frigoriglobus tundricola DNA:
- a CDS encoding 3'-5' exonuclease, with translation MPSTPRRKKPPAPLPPFDRPFVAIDFETADHGADSACAVGVVRVENLKVVAREAILIRPPRPRILFTHVHGITWPMVKDSPVFRDAWARVTHLLDGATFLAAHNAPFDRGVLTACCTAHGVASPALPFVCTVQLARRRWAMKPANLPAVCRRLGIGLIHHDAGSDAEACARIVIAAAAPESAGPSAPPNSEVSRNRLFD, from the coding sequence ATGCCTTCAACCCCACGCCGCAAGAAGCCCCCCGCCCCGCTTCCGCCGTTCGACCGGCCGTTCGTCGCGATCGATTTCGAGACCGCCGACCACGGGGCCGATAGCGCCTGTGCCGTCGGCGTGGTCCGCGTCGAAAACTTGAAGGTCGTCGCCCGCGAGGCGATACTCATCCGGCCGCCGCGTCCGCGGATCCTGTTCACCCACGTCCACGGCATCACCTGGCCGATGGTGAAAGACTCGCCCGTGTTTCGTGACGCCTGGGCGCGTGTGACCCACCTCCTCGACGGCGCGACGTTCCTCGCGGCACACAACGCGCCGTTCGATCGCGGCGTCCTGACCGCGTGCTGCACGGCGCACGGGGTCGCGTCACCCGCCCTGCCCTTCGTGTGTACGGTCCAGCTCGCCCGGCGACGGTGGGCGATGAAACCCGCGAACCTCCCCGCCGTCTGCCGCCGGCTCGGCATCGGTCTCATCCACCACGACGCCGGCTCGGATGCCGAAGCCTGCGCGCGGATCGTCATCGCCGCGGCGGCGCCCGAAAGTGCCGGTCCGTCGGCGCCGCCTAACTCGGAAGTCAGCCGGAATCGGTTGTTCGATTGA
- the arfB gene encoding alternative ribosome rescue aminoacyl-tRNA hydrolase ArfB yields MFPITDTIAIPDEELEWSFARSGGPGGQNVNKVASKAVLRWRAAATTAPVPPAAMARMRATFPSRFTTEGDAVIQSQKYRDQERNKEDCLTKLAEMVRLALVEPTVRKKTKVSKGAKRRRVADKRHTSAKKQSRRVGGGDD; encoded by the coding sequence ATGTTCCCCATCACCGATACCATCGCCATCCCGGACGAGGAACTGGAATGGAGCTTCGCGCGCTCCGGCGGGCCGGGCGGGCAGAACGTGAACAAGGTGGCGTCCAAAGCGGTCCTGCGGTGGAGGGCCGCCGCGACGACGGCGCCGGTCCCGCCGGCCGCAATGGCGCGGATGAGGGCGACGTTCCCGAGCCGGTTCACCACCGAGGGCGACGCGGTCATTCAGTCGCAAAAGTACCGCGATCAGGAACGGAACAAGGAAGACTGTTTGACGAAACTGGCGGAGATGGTGCGTCTGGCGCTCGTCGAGCCGACGGTGCGTAAGAAAACGAAGGTGTCGAAGGGGGCCAAGAGGCGCCGCGTGGCGGACAAGCGCCACACGAGCGCGAAAAAGCAGTCCCGCCGCGTGGGCGGGGGCGACGACTGA
- a CDS encoding ArnT family glycosyltransferase, with protein sequence MSSTVGGRLEAVERPRTLFGPDYLRLAVLALVAVAAHGWLVGHTALTARDSLGFARLALCFENPSAAPPFENGRPKNTLDHIREAEQPPGYPLAVWAVDVALRSVSSRPTPDRVLLAAQLANALAAVLLVIPTYLIGRMLFTRNVGFAAALLFQVLPVPLRITSDGLTEGVYLLATGVAIMLAVRAVRRPGIGAFLLCGVATGASYLVRPEGLLVAAGPAAVVLYMGISRLWPRDAAFGRFVALLIGVLLVSVPYMALIGKFTNKPTGTYLNPVGDPSVPLFKGGLPVGAQRAVTGAPLFAEWWNNERDAGRSRLLWAFQAVFKEASKSANYVVWPLALFAVLALRRKFATEPGLWVLSVLVGCNLALLVYLAARVGYVSERHTVLLTMLACQLAAGGLPLLAAALGQLLPRVERLGVRITAASLLVALVASALPFALKPMHPQREGHKRAGLWIASHITDNDAMIDPYNWAEWYAGRTLYRTSWNPPKSKNNYVVLENELVKTGPHSRLPVLPEAQRLSKQSDSRIVYHWPENVPQKDAVIYVYKLGPD encoded by the coding sequence ATGAGTTCCACAGTCGGCGGTCGGCTCGAGGCGGTCGAACGCCCGCGGACGCTGTTCGGGCCGGACTACCTGCGGCTCGCGGTTCTGGCGCTGGTCGCGGTCGCGGCCCACGGGTGGCTCGTGGGACACACCGCTCTGACCGCCCGCGACAGCCTGGGGTTCGCGCGCCTGGCCCTGTGCTTCGAGAACCCGTCGGCCGCCCCGCCCTTCGAGAACGGCCGCCCGAAGAACACCCTCGATCACATCCGCGAGGCCGAACAACCGCCGGGGTATCCGCTTGCGGTGTGGGCCGTGGACGTCGCCCTCCGAAGCGTCTCCAGCCGCCCGACGCCGGACCGGGTGCTGCTCGCGGCGCAACTGGCGAACGCCCTCGCGGCCGTTCTGCTCGTGATACCAACTTACCTCATCGGCCGGATGCTGTTCACCCGGAACGTGGGATTCGCCGCGGCGCTGCTCTTTCAAGTGTTACCGGTGCCGCTGCGGATCACCAGCGACGGACTCACGGAAGGGGTGTACCTGCTGGCAACGGGTGTGGCGATCATGCTGGCCGTGCGGGCGGTGCGGCGCCCGGGGATCGGGGCCTTTCTGCTGTGCGGGGTCGCCACCGGCGCCAGTTACCTCGTGCGGCCCGAGGGGCTGCTGGTCGCCGCCGGGCCGGCGGCGGTCGTGCTGTACATGGGTATCAGCCGCCTGTGGCCGCGCGACGCGGCGTTCGGGCGGTTCGTCGCGCTCCTCATCGGCGTGCTGCTCGTTTCCGTCCCGTACATGGCCCTCATCGGCAAGTTCACGAACAAGCCGACCGGAACGTACCTCAACCCAGTTGGCGATCCGTCGGTTCCGCTTTTCAAGGGCGGGCTGCCGGTCGGCGCGCAGCGGGCGGTAACGGGTGCGCCCCTGTTCGCGGAATGGTGGAACAACGAGCGCGACGCGGGCCGCTCGCGCCTGCTGTGGGCCTTCCAGGCGGTCTTCAAAGAGGCGAGCAAGAGCGCGAACTATGTCGTGTGGCCGCTGGCGCTCTTCGCCGTCCTGGCGCTGCGGCGCAAGTTCGCGACCGAGCCCGGACTGTGGGTGCTGTCGGTCCTCGTCGGCTGCAATCTCGCGCTTCTGGTGTACCTCGCGGCCCGTGTCGGTTACGTGTCCGAGCGGCACACGGTCCTGCTGACGATGCTCGCGTGCCAGCTCGCCGCCGGCGGGCTGCCGCTCCTGGCCGCCGCGCTGGGCCAACTCCTGCCGCGCGTCGAGCGCCTCGGCGTCCGCATCACGGCGGCCAGCTTGTTGGTCGCGCTGGTCGCTTCGGCGCTGCCGTTCGCCCTCAAACCGATGCACCCGCAGCGCGAGGGCCACAAGCGCGCCGGTCTGTGGATCGCGTCCCATATTACCGACAACGATGCGATGATCGATCCGTACAACTGGGCCGAATGGTACGCCGGCCGCACGCTGTACCGCACGTCGTGGAACCCGCCGAAATCGAAGAACAATTACGTGGTTCTGGAAAACGAGCTGGTGAAGACCGGCCCGCACTCGCGGCTGCCGGTGCTGCCGGAGGCGCAACGGCTGTCCAAACAGTCCGACAGTCGGATCGTGTACCACTGGCCGGAAAACGTGCCACAAAAAGACGCCGTTATCTACGTGTACAAGCTCGGGCCGGATTAA
- a CDS encoding prepilin-type N-terminal cleavage/methylation domain-containing protein, protein MRPIPFRGPSPRAPRAFTLIELLVVIAIIAILIGLLLPAVQKVREAAARAKGLNNMRQLTLAAMNFESANGVLPHVYELETPDYLQSRYQFGYATSDPNTYSIISVDPRQGILTPYYEGNNKINVSPKFEAYQSSITLVFLGATGGYAYNRNLLSDPANAQSFTVKMPVKGRAIVTIAATSQTYMFAEVLQLSSSGGLTEQGSCMFGSPLVANGNTYDPTATQATTSYGVAFSPFWWNGQTMVSFVDGHVEMRTPMSPEPSVTPFSQATWNAAKTSFPGLQPGFLPQATDGRYTTD, encoded by the coding sequence GTGCGTCCCATTCCGTTCCGGGGACCGAGTCCCCGCGCGCCCCGTGCCTTCACACTGATCGAGCTGTTGGTGGTGATCGCGATCATCGCGATCCTGATCGGCCTGCTCCTCCCCGCCGTGCAGAAAGTGCGCGAGGCCGCCGCTCGCGCGAAGGGCCTCAACAACATGCGGCAGCTCACCCTCGCCGCGATGAACTTCGAATCCGCGAACGGGGTTCTGCCCCACGTCTACGAACTCGAAACCCCGGACTACCTTCAGTCCAGGTACCAGTTCGGCTACGCGACCTCGGACCCCAACACCTACAGCATCATTTCGGTGGACCCGAGACAGGGGATTCTGACCCCCTATTACGAGGGGAACAACAAGATCAACGTGTCGCCGAAGTTCGAGGCGTATCAATCGTCCATCACCCTCGTCTTCCTGGGCGCGACGGGGGGATACGCCTACAACCGGAACCTGCTCTCGGACCCGGCGAACGCGCAATCGTTCACCGTCAAGATGCCGGTAAAGGGGCGGGCCATTGTGACCATCGCCGCGACCTCGCAAACGTACATGTTCGCTGAGGTGCTACAACTCAGCTCAAGCGGGGGGCTGACGGAGCAGGGGTCGTGCATGTTCGGCTCGCCCCTCGTTGCGAACGGGAACACCTACGACCCGACCGCCACTCAGGCCACGACCAGCTACGGCGTCGCGTTCTCCCCGTTCTGGTGGAACGGTCAGACGATGGTTTCCTTTGTGGACGGGCACGTCGAAATGCGGACGCCGATGTCACCGGAACCGTCCGTCACCCCGTTCTCTCAAGCGACATGGAATGCGGCCAAGACGAGCTTCCCGGGCCTCCAGCCCGGCTTCTTGCCGCAAGCCACGGACGGGCGCTACACCACCGACTGA
- a CDS encoding endonuclease III domain-containing protein, with the protein MSTPKRPKKQPFDIEKAMPLLREAVAPYPKAALFELYAEGHTSVFEILIACIISIRTHDEVTLPAARRLFAAARTPAAVADLSVKQIDPLISPCTFHDVKAKTIRDIAIGARDEHGGTLPCDPETLMAFKGVGPKCAHLALGIACDMMLTGVDIHVHRVTNRWGYVAAKTPEKTMEQLHEKLPRHFRVEINALLVPFGKHICTGERPKCSTCPLIGMCRQVGVLAPQ; encoded by the coding sequence ATGTCCACCCCGAAGCGCCCCAAGAAGCAGCCGTTCGACATCGAGAAAGCGATGCCGCTCCTCCGGGAGGCCGTCGCTCCGTATCCGAAGGCGGCACTATTCGAGTTGTACGCCGAAGGACACACCTCCGTTTTCGAGATACTCATTGCGTGCATCATTTCCATCCGCACGCACGACGAGGTCACGCTTCCGGCTGCGCGACGGCTGTTCGCGGCCGCCCGTACACCGGCGGCAGTGGCGGACCTTTCGGTCAAGCAGATCGATCCCCTCATCTCCCCGTGCACGTTCCACGACGTGAAGGCCAAGACCATTCGCGACATCGCGATCGGCGCCCGCGACGAGCACGGCGGGACGCTCCCGTGCGACCCCGAAACGCTCATGGCGTTCAAGGGCGTCGGCCCGAAGTGCGCGCACCTGGCACTCGGCATCGCGTGCGACATGATGCTGACGGGCGTCGATATTCACGTCCACCGCGTGACGAACCGATGGGGCTACGTGGCCGCAAAAACGCCCGAGAAGACGATGGAGCAGCTCCACGAGAAGTTGCCCCGGCACTTCCGAGTGGAGATCAACGCGCTCCTCGTGCCCTTCGGAAAGCACATTTGCACCGGTGAGCGGCCGAAGTGTTCGACGTGTCCGTTAATCGGCATGTGTCGGCAGGTGGGCGTTCTCGCACCTCAATGA
- a CDS encoding TIGR02996 domain-containing protein, with protein sequence MQTEAKAFLQRIRAYPDDDAQRLIFADWLDEEGDPRGRFIRVQLALAELPPDAAARKVLAVVERDLLEAHREEWEAPLRRLASGCVFRRGFVDEINVGAKLFLRNADEIFEAAPVRHVHLLDVSEGLPDVLQCPYLSRLAALTIHASHTGEPLARAVARSEHLSGLRRLTLTRNRFADDAAEQLALSPNLANLEELDLSENEIGETGARALAASASLGKLRRLELRNNPLGPAGAEAVAGSDRLTALHRLGLSGCDVGLPRLLSLGRAHDLLRVPVLDLSGNDLTAYGLQAIIGHLPAGVSSEVRLTELDLSANETLGNAGAKMLADCPYLENLTVLRLANCGISDDGARALANGRHLERVTTLDLSTNPIDSNGFREFLNTRYWRSLRRLIPPRGISAQIYELLDRKFNRPARRG encoded by the coding sequence ATGCAAACCGAGGCGAAAGCGTTCCTCCAGCGGATTCGCGCCTACCCGGACGACGACGCGCAGCGGCTCATCTTCGCCGACTGGCTCGACGAGGAAGGCGACCCGCGTGGCCGGTTCATCCGCGTGCAACTCGCGTTGGCGGAGCTGCCGCCCGATGCGGCCGCGCGCAAGGTTCTGGCGGTTGTGGAGCGCGACCTGTTGGAAGCGCACCGCGAGGAGTGGGAGGCGCCGCTCCGCCGGCTGGCGAGCGGGTGCGTGTTCCGCCGCGGGTTCGTGGACGAGATCAACGTCGGGGCGAAGCTCTTTCTGCGGAACGCGGACGAGATTTTCGAAGCCGCTCCGGTGCGGCACGTTCACCTGCTCGACGTGAGCGAGGGCCTACCGGACGTATTGCAGTGCCCGTACCTGAGCCGGCTGGCGGCCCTTACCATCCACGCGTCACACACCGGTGAACCGCTCGCGCGCGCCGTGGCCCGGTCCGAACACCTGTCCGGGCTCCGGCGCCTCACACTGACCCGCAACCGGTTCGCGGACGACGCCGCCGAACAACTGGCCCTCTCACCGAACCTGGCCAACCTCGAAGAACTCGACCTGAGCGAGAACGAGATCGGTGAGACCGGCGCACGGGCGCTGGCGGCGTCGGCGAGTCTCGGGAAGCTCCGCCGGCTGGAACTGCGGAACAACCCTCTCGGTCCGGCCGGAGCGGAAGCCGTCGCGGGGTCCGACCGGCTGACGGCCCTGCACCGTTTGGGGCTGTCCGGCTGCGACGTCGGCCTCCCGCGTTTGCTCTCGCTCGGCCGCGCGCACGACCTGCTCCGCGTGCCGGTCCTCGACCTGTCGGGCAACGACCTCACCGCATACGGGTTGCAGGCGATCATCGGCCATCTGCCGGCCGGTGTGTCCAGCGAGGTGCGGCTGACCGAACTCGATCTGAGCGCCAATGAAACGCTCGGCAACGCCGGTGCGAAGATGCTGGCCGACTGCCCGTACCTGGAAAACCTGACGGTGCTACGATTGGCGAATTGCGGGATCAGCGACGACGGCGCCCGGGCGCTCGCGAACGGCCGGCACCTCGAGCGCGTCACGACCCTCGATCTGTCGACCAATCCGATCGACAGTAACGGGTTCCGGGAGTTCCTGAACACGCGCTACTGGCGGTCGCTCCGCCGCCTGATCCCCCCGCGCGGCATCTCGGCCCAGATTTACGAACTCCTCGACCGAAAGTTCAACCGCCCCGCGCGCCGGGGGTGA
- a CDS encoding DUF1559 domain-containing protein, whose amino-acid sequence MSPRQRTAFTLIELLVVIAIIAILIGLLLPTVQKVRDAAARVQCSNNLKQIGLALHNYENANGSFPAAYAFLSVPDPAAPSGTGSYGSSAFVLILPYLEQGNVYQQIDVTRAALNPVNMPPNNPAYATPIKAFLCPAAPGTPAADYTAELANSFNNFGAALAPATGLIFGRSDYAPDAGMSANIPGISIHAGASIICQPPDGPVRIVAISDGTSNTMMVVEDAGRPGWYGSRGVAAQPTIGGYAPVMGSYQGGAVGPAPQGGGAWADPLNYIATNGSDPSGSGIAAGGAFMGMPAAPWSCANGCSNDSEIFAFHTGGSNVAFGDGSVRFVRNGLTMNQMQALLSRAGGEVISFDY is encoded by the coding sequence ATGAGTCCACGCCAACGCACGGCTTTCACGCTAATCGAATTGCTGGTGGTGATCGCGATCATCGCGATCCTGATCGGCCTGCTGCTCCCCACCGTCCAGAAAGTGCGCGACGCGGCGGCTCGTGTTCAGTGTTCAAACAACCTCAAGCAAATCGGTCTGGCGCTCCACAACTACGAAAACGCCAACGGCTCCTTCCCGGCCGCTTATGCGTTTCTGTCGGTGCCCGATCCGGCGGCGCCGAGCGGAACGGGGTCCTACGGGTCCTCCGCATTCGTCCTGATCCTGCCGTATTTGGAGCAGGGAAATGTGTACCAGCAAATCGATGTCACCAGGGCCGCCTTGAACCCGGTGAACATGCCGCCGAACAACCCGGCCTACGCGACACCCATCAAGGCGTTCTTGTGTCCCGCGGCGCCGGGAACCCCTGCTGCCGATTACACGGCCGAACTGGCCAACAGCTTCAACAACTTCGGGGCCGCCCTCGCGCCCGCGACGGGGCTGATCTTCGGGCGGTCCGACTACGCCCCGGACGCCGGCATGTCCGCGAACATACCGGGGATCAGCATCCACGCCGGCGCCTCGATCATCTGCCAGCCCCCGGACGGCCCGGTGCGCATCGTCGCCATTTCCGATGGCACGTCGAACACGATGATGGTCGTCGAGGACGCCGGGCGCCCGGGGTGGTACGGGAGCCGGGGCGTCGCGGCGCAACCGACCATCGGTGGCTACGCACCGGTCATGGGGAGCTACCAGGGCGGGGCCGTCGGCCCGGCGCCGCAGGGCGGAGGGGCCTGGGCCGATCCGCTGAACTACATCGCCACGAACGGCTCCGATCCGAGCGGGTCCGGCATCGCGGCCGGAGGTGCGTTCATGGGGATGCCGGCCGCTCCGTGGTCGTGCGCCAACGGGTGCAGCAACGATAGCGAGATCTTCGCCTTCCACACGGGCGGCAGTAACGTCGCGTTCGGTGACGGCTCCGTGCGGTTCGTTCGCAACGGGCTCACCATGAACCAGATGCAGGCGCTGCTCAGTCGGGCGGGGGGCGAAGTGATCTCGTTCGACTACTGA
- a CDS encoding peptidase associated/transthyretin-like domain-containing protein: MNKLAFSTAAVLALSCASCGDTNRIYPVSGRVTYHGAPAAGATVFFYRQGGDPVNEHSVMGIVREDGSFELVCGSLGTGAPPGEYDVAIEWKPVSGQSKGRPQHGPDKLKGRYADPKRPGFRVTIKPERNVLAPFEVGD, encoded by the coding sequence ATGAACAAACTCGCGTTCTCCACCGCCGCCGTGCTGGCTCTCAGTTGCGCCTCGTGCGGGGACACGAACCGCATCTATCCGGTATCGGGTCGGGTGACGTACCACGGCGCACCGGCGGCCGGCGCGACCGTGTTCTTCTATCGCCAGGGCGGCGACCCGGTGAACGAGCACTCGGTGATGGGCATTGTCCGGGAGGACGGGTCGTTCGAACTGGTGTGCGGGTCGCTGGGCACCGGCGCCCCGCCGGGCGAGTACGACGTCGCGATCGAATGGAAGCCCGTTTCGGGACAGAGCAAGGGTCGGCCCCAGCACGGCCCCGATAAACTCAAGGGGCGCTACGCCGATCCGAAGCGCCCCGGCTTTCGCGTCACCATCAAGCCCGAGCGGAACGTCCTCGCACCGTTCGAAGTCGGGGACTGA
- a CDS encoding macro domain-containing protein yields MPIHYLTGDLFVNRERAEALAHGCNCAGSMGAGIAVGFRERYPAMFEEFRRRCKAKPPEFVLGDVFLWREEGKPAVFNLGTQPRPGRGATYPIVEVALRALRSAADEAGIRTIAVPRIAAGYGGLSWKKVRAQVEAVFADWPGMLYVYEGYKAGE; encoded by the coding sequence GTGCCCATCCACTACCTTACTGGCGACCTGTTCGTGAACCGTGAGAGGGCGGAGGCGCTCGCGCACGGGTGCAACTGTGCCGGGTCGATGGGCGCCGGCATCGCGGTCGGGTTCCGGGAGCGCTACCCGGCGATGTTCGAGGAGTTCCGGCGGCGATGCAAGGCAAAGCCGCCGGAGTTCGTCCTCGGTGACGTTTTTCTGTGGCGCGAGGAGGGGAAGCCGGCGGTCTTCAACCTCGGCACGCAACCGCGGCCCGGGCGCGGGGCGACGTACCCCATCGTGGAAGTCGCGCTCCGGGCGCTCCGCAGCGCGGCCGACGAGGCCGGTATCCGGACGATCGCCGTGCCGCGGATCGCGGCCGGCTACGGCGGGCTGTCGTGGAAAAAGGTGCGGGCACAGGTCGAAGCGGTGTTCGCGGACTGGCCGGGTATGCTGTACGTTTACGAGGGGTACAAAGCGGGCGAGTGA
- the rlmN gene encoding 23S rRNA (adenine(2503)-C(2))-methyltransferase RlmN codes for MSATLPVLDSDFKPPAASGAPVKPGILDVPADTLRAWLAERGQPPMRVGQIRRQILAGRATTFEEMSDLPKSLRSDLAESFSVFSTRVEMHLFAKDDTHKLVLRLADDRMIEAVLIQDDGRATACISTQVGCGMGCVFCASGLNGVVRNLTTGEMLEQLVRLRNLTDANSTNPDRAPRLTNVVVMGMGEPLANLENLLEALAVAGDKNGLCIGARHVTISTVGLPAKIKRLAESGKQYSLAVSLHAPNDELRTRIVPTNDKTGLDAILAAADEFYSTTGRQVTYEYVVLGGLNDQPHHAKQLAGLLAGRKAHVNLIPWNDVDGLPYRRPQDADLQGLIDTLRRSAVSVKVRKRKGSEIDAACGQLRRKVEREVADGSQDGREPGESGKPAAAGA; via the coding sequence ATGTCTGCAACTCTGCCAGTTCTCGATTCCGACTTCAAGCCGCCGGCCGCGTCCGGCGCGCCGGTGAAACCGGGCATTCTCGACGTGCCGGCCGACACGCTGCGCGCGTGGCTCGCCGAGCGCGGGCAGCCGCCCATGCGCGTCGGCCAGATCCGCCGGCAGATCCTCGCCGGCCGCGCGACGACCTTCGAGGAAATGTCCGACCTCCCCAAGTCGCTCCGCAGCGATCTGGCCGAGTCGTTTTCCGTTTTCTCCACCCGCGTCGAAATGCACCTGTTTGCCAAGGACGACACGCACAAACTCGTTCTGAGGTTGGCCGACGACCGGATGATCGAGGCGGTCCTCATTCAGGACGACGGCCGCGCGACCGCGTGCATCAGCACGCAGGTCGGCTGTGGGATGGGGTGCGTGTTCTGCGCCAGTGGGCTCAACGGGGTCGTGCGGAACCTGACCACCGGCGAGATGCTCGAACAGTTGGTGCGCTTGCGGAACCTGACCGATGCGAACAGCACGAACCCGGACCGCGCGCCGCGGCTCACGAACGTCGTCGTGATGGGCATGGGCGAACCGCTCGCGAATCTGGAGAATTTGCTGGAAGCGCTCGCCGTTGCCGGGGATAAGAACGGGCTGTGCATCGGCGCGCGACACGTCACGATTTCGACCGTCGGGCTGCCCGCCAAGATCAAGCGGCTCGCGGAGAGCGGGAAGCAGTACAGCCTCGCGGTGTCGCTGCACGCGCCCAACGACGAACTCCGCACGCGGATCGTGCCGACCAACGACAAGACCGGGCTCGACGCGATCCTCGCCGCGGCGGACGAGTTTTATTCGACGACCGGGCGGCAGGTGACGTACGAATACGTGGTACTCGGTGGGTTGAACGATCAGCCGCACCACGCGAAGCAACTCGCCGGGCTGCTCGCGGGACGGAAAGCCCACGTCAACCTGATCCCCTGGAACGACGTGGACGGGCTGCCGTACCGCCGCCCCCAGGACGCCGACCTCCAGGGGCTGATCGACACGCTCCGCCGGTCCGCCGTCAGCGTGAAGGTGCGCAAACGCAAAGGGTCCGAGATCGACGCCGCGTGCGGGCAACTGCGCCGCAAGGTCGAACGGGAGGTTGCGGACGGCAGCCAGGACGGCCGGGAGCCGGGGGAGTCGGGAAAGCCGGCCGCCGCCGGTGCCTGA
- a CDS encoding RNA polymerase sigma factor, whose amino-acid sequence MALRDPDIRLMLLVRNDDDTAAFSELVERFQHRLVAVMHHLVGSADEAEDLAQEVFLRVYRTRKKYTPKAKFSTWLFTIANNLALNALRDRQRRPVLPLEVRDSGPLGPRPAEALAPNRDEPPTHNLQQQELADVIRRALDGLNERQRMAIVLNKFEDMNYADIADVMGLTTKAVKSLLSRARSKLREVLQGYIYMDGDPPPPADEDPGDGGADG is encoded by the coding sequence ATGGCCCTCCGCGATCCGGACATCCGGTTGATGCTCCTCGTGCGCAACGACGACGACACGGCCGCGTTCTCCGAACTGGTCGAGCGCTTTCAGCACCGGCTCGTCGCCGTCATGCACCACCTCGTCGGCAGCGCCGACGAGGCGGAGGACCTGGCGCAGGAGGTGTTCCTCCGCGTCTACCGCACGCGGAAAAAGTACACCCCGAAGGCCAAGTTCTCCACCTGGCTGTTCACCATCGCCAACAACCTCGCGCTCAACGCCCTCCGCGACCGCCAGCGGCGGCCGGTCCTCCCGCTGGAGGTGCGGGACTCGGGGCCGCTCGGCCCGCGGCCGGCGGAAGCGCTCGCGCCCAACCGCGACGAGCCGCCGACGCACAACCTCCAGCAGCAGGAACTGGCCGACGTGATCCGCCGGGCGCTCGACGGCCTGAACGAGCGGCAGCGGATGGCGATCGTGCTGAACAAGTTCGAGGACATGAACTACGCGGACATCGCCGACGTCATGGGGCTGACCACGAAAGCAGTAAAATCGCTACTCAGTCGCGCGCGGAGCAAGCTGCGCGAGGTCCTTCAGGGTTACATCTACATGGACGGCGACCCGCCCCCGCCGGCGGACGAGGACCCGGGCGACGGTGGGGCGGACGGCTGA
- a CDS encoding EamA family transporter, which yields MAGEWVVWALLSAAFAAATAILAKAGSAAIDPDLATLIRTAVVLVCLLVLVTATGKWTTSETPSTRTVTLLVLSGIATGASWLCYFRALKAGEVSKVAPVDKLSVVLVAVFAVVFLRERLNAREWTGIGLVAAGVLVLALKR from the coding sequence ATGGCAGGCGAATGGGTGGTCTGGGCGCTGCTGTCGGCCGCGTTCGCGGCAGCCACCGCCATCCTCGCGAAGGCCGGCTCCGCTGCCATCGACCCCGATCTCGCCACTCTCATCCGCACCGCGGTCGTTCTCGTCTGTTTGCTCGTCCTGGTGACGGCCACCGGTAAGTGGACCACATCCGAAACTCCGTCGACCCGCACCGTGACGCTCCTGGTGTTGTCCGGCATCGCGACGGGCGCGTCGTGGCTGTGCTACTTCCGCGCCTTGAAGGCCGGTGAGGTGTCGAAGGTCGCGCCGGTGGACAAGTTGAGCGTGGTGCTGGTCGCGGTGTTCGCGGTGGTGTTCCTGCGCGAGCGGTTGAACGCGCGGGAGTGGACCGGCATCGGGCTGGTGGCCGCGGGCGTGCTGGTTCTCGCGCTGAAGCGGTGA